CAATCGATATAGGCGGCACGTCGATCAAGGCCGCGGTACTCGATGAGAGGGGTACGCCGCTGTGCGAACGGGTCCGGGTGCCGACGCCCCGTCCCTGCCCTCCTGACAGGCTGCTCGAGCTGGTCGGCCACCTGGTACAGCCGTTGCCGGCCTATGACAGGATCGCGGTCGGCTTCCCGGGCGCAGTGCGCGATGGCCGCGTGTTGACCGCTGCCAATCTGGGGAACGCGCCCTGGGTGGACTATCCGCTCGAAGAGGCGATCGCCCGGCAACTGCGGAAGCCGACACAATTGCTCAACGATGCCGACATGCAGGGATTTGCGCTGATCGAGGGCACCGGTCTGGAGCTGGTGATCACGCTCGGGACGGGCTTCGGCACCGCCTGGTTCCGGCATGGCGAGCTGATGCCGCATCTGGAAATCGCCCATCACCCCATTCGCAGTAACCTGACCTACGACCAGTACCTCGGCGATGAGGCGCTCAAGCGCGTCGGCAGAACCCGATGGAACGCGCGGCTGGATTATGCCCTGGACATCCTCCAACGCATCCTGCGCCCGGATAGCATCATTCTCGCGGGGGGTAATGCGCGCCTGGTCGATCTTGATCTGCCCGAGAGCGTAGTGATCAAACCGGACGCCGCCGGCATCAGCGGGGGCGCAGCATTGTGGCGAAGCACCCAGCCCGGTTGACCGTAGGTACGCCGCGCGCTCAGATCGGATCGCCGTAGAACTGATAGCGATTGCGTCCGGCACGCTTGGCCTGATACATCGCGGCATCCGCATGGCTGAGCAGTACCTCGGCGCTGTGGGTATCCCCGCCCGGCATGGCGATGCCCAGGCTGGCTCCAACCTGCGCGGTTTGCTCCCCGTCTACAGGAATCGGTCGATTGACCAGCTCAAGGAAGCGCAGCAGCATCTGTTCCAGCCCTTCGCGCTTGACCGGACCTTGCAGCAACACCACGAACTCATCGCCGCCCAGGCGCGCCACGAAGTCATCCTTGCGCACCAGACCACTGAGCAGCCCGGCGACATGCTGCAGGATCCTGTCGCCAGTCGCGTGGCCAAACGTATCGTTGGCCTGCTTGAAGCGGTCCAGATCAAGCATGATCAGCACGCAGCGCTGTTCAGGATCCAGCTCGAAGTGGCTGAGCGCCTGGTCCAGGCGACGAGCCAGGCCGCGGCGGTTGCCGAGGCCGGTGAGCGAATCGGTCAGTGCCATCTTTTCGGCGGCCTGGGTCGCCAGGTGCCGGTCGGTCACGTCATTGGCGACCCCCTGGTAGCGGTCCCGCTCGTAGGCATTGAACAGCATGGCGATCCAGCGCGGGCGCTCGTCACTGCCGATGCGCACCTCCAGCTGCTGCGCCTTGCGATCCATCTCGCAGGTGGCGAGCACCTCCTCGACGTCACTTGTGGGCAGTTCGCACAAATCACAGAGCCGCACTGCCTGCGCACCAAGGTCGATGTCCGCAGCGAGACCGAACATGCGCTTGAACGCGGGGTTGGCCGATGACAGTCGGCCTGCCCTGTCGACCTCGAAGATACCGGTCTCGACGTTGTCGAAGATGGTTCTGAAGCGTCGCTCCTCGATTTCCCTTTGCACGCGCAACTCACGCTCGCCCCGAAGCGAGGAGACCAACCGGTCAATCATTGAGTTGACGCTCATGACCAGCCGGCCCAATTCGTCGCGCTCGTTGCCAGGGGGCACCACCAGCTTCTCGCCGCTCTCCCCGTCCAGTTCGCGCAGACGACGCGACACGTCCCGGATCGGCCGGGTGACCAGCCGAACGATTACCCAGACCACGGCCGCGCCGATACCGAGCAACTGCAGGATGAGCAGCACAGCGGTAAACAGGGAGGCTTCATATACCGACTGCCGTATCTGCTCGACATTGGG
Above is a window of Halopseudomonas nanhaiensis DNA encoding:
- a CDS encoding ROK family protein, whose product is MSPGILAIDIGGTSIKAAVLDERGTPLCERVRVPTPRPCPPDRLLELVGHLVQPLPAYDRIAVGFPGAVRDGRVLTAANLGNAPWVDYPLEEAIARQLRKPTQLLNDADMQGFALIEGTGLELVITLGTGFGTAWFRHGELMPHLEIAHHPIRSNLTYDQYLGDEALKRVGRTRWNARLDYALDILQRILRPDSIILAGGNARLVDLDLPESVVIKPDAAGISGGAALWRSTQPG
- a CDS encoding sensor domain-containing diguanylate cyclase yields the protein MKSLVRLFRTRLALRSAALTLIAVGVLGAVSLIGAMLVSERRERNEQHQRLEELLDTVERTVQIACFLDNRDLAAEVASGLISNGVVGRVQIVQAGAVMLEMGTAQAQAASPLERSVMSPFVDDEEVCRIVLTPNVEQIRQSVYEASLFTAVLLILQLLGIGAAVVWVIVRLVTRPIRDVSRRLRELDGESGEKLVVPPGNERDELGRLVMSVNSMIDRLVSSLRGERELRVQREIEERRFRTIFDNVETGIFEVDRAGRLSSANPAFKRMFGLAADIDLGAQAVRLCDLCELPTSDVEEVLATCEMDRKAQQLEVRIGSDERPRWIAMLFNAYERDRYQGVANDVTDRHLATQAAEKMALTDSLTGLGNRRGLARRLDQALSHFELDPEQRCVLIMLDLDRFKQANDTFGHATGDRILQHVAGLLSGLVRKDDFVARLGGDEFVVLLQGPVKREGLEQMLLRFLELVNRPIPVDGEQTAQVGASLGIAMPGGDTHSAEVLLSHADAAMYQAKRAGRNRYQFYGDPI